In Thauera sedimentorum, a single genomic region encodes these proteins:
- a CDS encoding phenylacetate--CoA ligase family protein: MEYHDQRETRPQAEREADLFARLPAQIAHAKANAPAFASLLADIDPAAITSREALARLPVTRKSELLEQQKAARPFGGFAAARWGRDCRRVFASPGPLYEPEGARADYYRLARALFAAGFREGDLVHNTFSYHFTPAGSMMETAAHALGCTVFPAGVGQTEQQVAAMADLQPTAYTGTPSFLRIILDKAEELGVAPSFTKAFVSGEAFPPSQRDALAARGIQAYQAYATADIGLIAYETPAREGMVVDEDIILEIVRPGTGDPVAPGEVGEVVVTTFNPDYPLIRFGTGDLSALLPGESPCGRSNLRIKGWMGRADQTTKIKGMFVHPSQVADIVRRHPQVDRARLVVENPGLNDRMTLHCETRATDAALAEQLTATIREVTKLRGEVVLCAPGSLANDGKVIDDLRKYE; encoded by the coding sequence ATGGAATATCACGACCAGCGCGAAACCCGCCCGCAGGCCGAACGCGAGGCCGATCTGTTCGCCCGCCTGCCGGCGCAGATCGCCCACGCCAAGGCGAATGCGCCGGCCTTCGCCAGCCTGCTCGCCGACATCGATCCGGCGGCGATCACCTCCCGCGAGGCGCTTGCCCGCCTGCCGGTGACCCGCAAGTCCGAGCTGCTCGAGCAGCAGAAGGCGGCGCGCCCCTTCGGCGGCTTCGCCGCGGCCCGCTGGGGGCGCGACTGCCGCCGTGTGTTCGCCTCGCCCGGGCCGCTGTACGAACCCGAAGGTGCGCGGGCCGACTACTACCGGCTGGCGCGTGCGCTGTTCGCTGCGGGCTTCCGTGAAGGCGATCTGGTGCACAACACCTTTTCCTATCACTTCACGCCCGCCGGCTCGATGATGGAAACCGCCGCGCATGCGCTCGGCTGCACGGTGTTCCCGGCCGGCGTCGGCCAGACCGAGCAGCAGGTCGCTGCGATGGCCGACCTGCAGCCCACGGCCTACACCGGCACACCGTCCTTCCTGCGCATCATCCTCGACAAGGCCGAGGAACTCGGCGTGGCGCCGTCCTTCACCAAGGCCTTCGTCTCCGGCGAGGCCTTTCCGCCCAGCCAGCGCGACGCGCTCGCCGCACGCGGCATCCAGGCCTACCAGGCCTATGCCACCGCGGACATCGGCCTGATCGCCTACGAGACGCCGGCCCGGGAGGGCATGGTGGTGGATGAGGACATCATCCTCGAGATCGTCCGCCCCGGCACCGGCGACCCGGTTGCCCCCGGCGAGGTCGGCGAGGTCGTGGTCACCACTTTCAACCCCGACTACCCGCTGATCCGTTTCGGCACCGGCGACCTGTCCGCGCTGCTGCCGGGCGAATCCCCCTGCGGGCGCAGCAACCTGCGCATCAAGGGCTGGATGGGGCGCGCCGACCAGACCACCAAGATCAAGGGCATGTTCGTGCACCCCAGCCAGGTAGCCGACATCGTCCGCCGCCACCCGCAGGTCGATCGTGCCCGGCTGGTGGTGGAAAACCCGGGGCTCAACGACCGCATGACCCTGCACTGCGAGACCCGCGCCACCGATGCGGCGCTGGCCGAGCAGCTCACCGCCACCATCCGCGAGGTCACCAAGCTGCGCGGCGAGGTGGTGCTTTGCGCACCGGGCAGCTTGGCCAACGACGGCAAGGTCATCGACGATCTGCGCAAGTACGAGTAA
- a CDS encoding ABC transporter ATP-binding protein: MNTANTTAAASAAPYLSVNNIEVIYDHVILVLKGVSFEVPQGGIVALLGANGAGKSTTLKSISNLLRAERGDVTKGSIEFKGARVDQMTPNELVKRGVIQVMEGRHCFGHLTIEENLLTGAYTRSISRGELKDSLEKVYHYFPRLKTRRSSQAGYTSGGEQQMCAIGRALMAKPEMILLDEPSMGLAPQIVEEIFEIVKDLNSKERVSFLLAEQNTMVALRYADFGYILENGRVVMEGAAKDLANNEDVKEFYLGLSGEGRKSFREVKHYRRRKRWLS, translated from the coding sequence ATGAATACAGCCAACACCACTGCCGCGGCGAGCGCGGCGCCCTACCTCAGCGTCAACAACATCGAGGTCATCTACGACCACGTCATCCTGGTGCTCAAGGGGGTGTCCTTCGAGGTGCCGCAGGGCGGCATCGTTGCGCTGCTCGGGGCCAACGGCGCGGGCAAGTCCACCACACTGAAATCGATCTCCAACCTGCTGCGCGCCGAACGCGGCGACGTCACCAAGGGCAGCATCGAGTTCAAGGGCGCACGGGTAGACCAGATGACGCCCAACGAGCTGGTCAAGCGCGGCGTCATCCAGGTGATGGAAGGGCGCCACTGCTTCGGCCACCTGACCATCGAGGAGAACCTGCTCACCGGTGCCTACACGCGCAGCATCTCGCGCGGCGAGCTCAAGGACAGCCTGGAGAAGGTGTACCACTACTTCCCGCGCCTGAAGACGCGCCGCAGTTCGCAGGCCGGCTACACCTCGGGCGGCGAGCAGCAGATGTGCGCCATCGGCCGGGCGCTGATGGCCAAGCCGGAGATGATCCTGCTGGACGAACCGTCCATGGGCCTGGCCCCGCAGATCGTCGAGGAGATCTTCGAGATCGTGAAGGACCTCAACAGCAAGGAACGCGTGAGCTTCCTGCTGGCCGAGCAGAACACCATGGTCGCGCTGCGCTACGCCGACTTCGGCTACATCCTGGAGAACGGCCGCGTGGTGATGGAAGGGGCCGCCAAGGACCTGGCCAACAACGAGGACGTGAAGGAGTTCTACCTCGGCCTGTCGGGCGAGGGGCGCAAGAGCTTCCGCGAGGTCAAGCACTACCGCCGGCGCAAGCGCTGGCTCTCCTGA
- a CDS encoding ABC transporter ATP-binding protein → MMMNDMAQADTGAAAGRRIGEVILDLQNISLRFGGVKALTDISFDVREHEIRAIIGPNGAGKSSMLNVINGVYHPQEGQIIFRGEQRREMEPYMAASQGIARTFQNIALFKGMSVLDNIMTGRHMKMNAGLLSHMLYFGKAQKEEIEHRKKVEEVIDFLEIQSIRKTPVGRLPYGLQKRVELARALAAEPELLLLDEPMAGMNVEEKQDMCRFILDVNDQFGTTIVLIEHDMGVVMDISDRVVVLDYGKKIGDGTPDEVKSNPEVIAAYLGTSH, encoded by the coding sequence ATGATGATGAATGACATGGCACAAGCCGACACCGGGGCGGCCGCGGGTCGCCGGATCGGTGAGGTGATCCTCGACCTGCAGAACATTTCGCTGCGTTTCGGCGGCGTGAAGGCGCTGACCGACATCAGCTTCGACGTCCGCGAGCACGAGATCCGCGCGATCATCGGCCCCAACGGCGCCGGCAAGAGCTCGATGCTCAACGTGATCAACGGGGTGTACCACCCGCAGGAAGGCCAGATCATCTTCCGTGGCGAGCAGCGCCGCGAGATGGAGCCCTACATGGCGGCCTCCCAGGGCATTGCGCGCACCTTCCAGAACATCGCGCTGTTCAAGGGCATGAGCGTGCTCGACAACATCATGACCGGCCGCCACATGAAGATGAACGCCGGCCTGCTGTCGCACATGCTCTATTTCGGCAAGGCGCAGAAGGAAGAGATCGAGCACCGCAAGAAGGTGGAGGAGGTCATCGACTTCCTCGAGATCCAGAGCATCCGCAAGACCCCGGTGGGGCGCCTGCCCTACGGCCTGCAGAAGCGGGTGGAACTGGCCCGCGCGCTGGCCGCCGAGCCGGAACTGCTGCTGCTCGACGAGCCGATGGCCGGCATGAACGTGGAAGAGAAGCAGGACATGTGCCGCTTCATCCTCGACGTGAATGACCAGTTCGGCACCACCATCGTGCTGATCGAGCACGACATGGGCGTGGTCATGGACATCTCCGACCGCGTGGTGGTGCTCGACTACGGCAAGAAGATCGGCGACGGCACGCCCGACGAGGTCAAGAGCAATCCGGAAGTGATCGCCGCCTACCTGGGCACCTCGCACTGA
- a CDS encoding AEC family transporter: MQSLLLLLPDFSLILLGALLRRTLLDADALWTGLEKLVYFVLFPALLFNALASVTIDPGRMLPLFAGGLGVLLSGFALGWLGRPLMGLSAIAFASRLQCAYRFNTYIGIAIAGKLHGALGVATMGALSGMMVPFANILAVSVLARHGQGGLWRELARNPLVIATLAGLACNLAGLEPAAPLAAVLERLGDAAVALGLLAVGAALRWGKVGGRLAGSAWLLAVKLAMMPMVAWGLGRALGLGGPAFDLLVLFAALPSASSAYILAMRMGGDGPGVAWLISASTLLGVGSLSVWLHLLG, from the coding sequence ATGCAAAGCCTGCTCCTGCTGCTCCCCGATTTCTCGCTCATCCTGCTCGGCGCATTGCTGCGCCGCACCCTGCTCGACGCCGACGCGCTGTGGACCGGGCTGGAAAAACTGGTCTACTTCGTGCTGTTCCCGGCGCTGCTGTTCAATGCGCTGGCCAGCGTGACGATAGACCCGGGTCGGATGCTGCCGCTGTTTGCCGGCGGGCTGGGCGTGCTGCTGTCCGGCTTCGCGCTCGGCTGGCTGGGGCGCCCGCTGATGGGTTTGTCGGCCATCGCCTTCGCTTCCCGGCTTCAGTGCGCCTACCGCTTCAATACCTATATCGGCATTGCCATCGCCGGCAAACTGCACGGCGCGCTGGGGGTGGCGACCATGGGGGCGCTGAGCGGCATGATGGTGCCTTTCGCCAACATCCTGGCGGTCAGCGTGCTCGCGCGTCACGGGCAGGGCGGGCTGTGGCGCGAACTGGCGCGCAATCCGCTGGTGATCGCCACCCTGGCCGGTTTGGCGTGCAATCTGGCCGGGCTGGAGCCGGCCGCGCCGCTCGCCGCGGTGCTCGAACGCCTGGGGGATGCCGCCGTGGCACTGGGCCTGCTGGCGGTCGGCGCCGCGCTGCGCTGGGGCAAGGTGGGCGGCCGGCTGGCCGGGTCTGCCTGGCTGCTTGCGGTCAAGCTGGCGATGATGCCGATGGTGGCCTGGGGCCTGGGCCGGGCCCTCGGCCTCGGCGGGCCGGCCTTCGATTTGCTGGTGCTGTTCGCCGCGCTGCCGTCGGCGAGTTCCGCCTACATCCTGGCCATGCGCATGGGCGGAGACGGCCCGGGCGTGGCCTGGCTGATCTCCGCCTCCACCCTGCTCGGGGTGGGCAGCCTGAGCGTCTGGCTGCACCTGCTCGGCTGA
- a CDS encoding CaiB/BaiF CoA transferase family protein, which translates to MRAAPLAGLRVLDLTRLLPGPLATQHLADYGADVIKVEDTGAGDYARSMGAMRGDTSYFYRIVNRGKRSIRLDLKQDAGRELLLRLVDDADVLVEGFRPGVMDKLGLGYAALAARNPHLVYCSISGYGQDGPYAQRAGHDINYIGYAGVLDQIGTAGGAPAVSNLQIGDLLGGTLSGLVGLLVAVIDARTSGQGRHVDVSMTDAAFAHAIFPLAEVLAHGAVKPRGEDLLTGGVPCYGVYETADGRHMAVGALEEKFWHLVCDTIGRADLKPAHLATGEQGARARAELAAIFRSRTQAEWTAVFDKVDCCVTPVLHLQESLRDPQLNARGMVVEVDGVTQFGPPVRLSEHAPASFSPAPAAGEHTEELLAELGLDAAEVARLRAARVI; encoded by the coding sequence GTGCGCGCCGCTCCGCTCGCCGGCCTGCGGGTGCTGGACCTCACCCGCCTGCTGCCCGGCCCGCTCGCCACCCAGCACCTGGCCGACTACGGCGCCGACGTCATCAAGGTGGAAGACACCGGCGCCGGCGACTACGCCCGCAGCATGGGGGCGATGCGCGGCGACACCAGCTACTTCTACCGCATCGTCAACCGCGGCAAGCGCAGCATCCGCCTGGACCTCAAGCAGGACGCCGGGCGCGAGCTCCTGCTGCGCCTGGTGGACGACGCCGACGTGCTGGTGGAAGGCTTCCGCCCCGGCGTCATGGACAAGCTCGGCCTGGGCTACGCGGCGCTGGCCGCGCGCAATCCGCACCTGGTGTACTGCAGCATTTCCGGCTATGGCCAGGATGGCCCCTACGCCCAGCGCGCCGGCCACGACATCAACTACATCGGCTACGCCGGGGTGCTCGACCAGATCGGCACCGCGGGCGGGGCGCCGGCCGTCTCCAACCTGCAGATCGGCGACCTGCTGGGCGGCACGCTGAGCGGCCTGGTCGGCCTGCTGGTGGCGGTGATCGATGCGCGTACCAGCGGGCAGGGGCGCCATGTCGACGTGTCGATGACCGACGCCGCCTTTGCCCACGCCATCTTCCCGCTCGCCGAAGTCCTCGCCCACGGCGCGGTGAAGCCGCGCGGCGAGGATCTGCTCACTGGCGGGGTGCCCTGCTATGGCGTGTATGAGACCGCCGACGGCCGCCACATGGCGGTGGGGGCGCTCGAAGAGAAGTTCTGGCATCTTGTCTGCGACACCATCGGCCGCGCGGACCTCAAGCCCGCGCATCTCGCGACCGGCGAGCAGGGCGCGCGTGCGCGCGCCGAGCTTGCGGCCATCTTCCGCTCGCGCACCCAGGCCGAATGGACCGCGGTGTTCGACAAGGTCGATTGCTGCGTCACCCCGGTCCTGCATCTGCAGGAAAGCCTGCGGGACCCGCAGCTGAACGCCCGCGGCATGGTCGTCGAGGTGGACGGGGTGACCCAGTTCGGCCCCCCGGTGAGGCTCTCGGAGCACGCTCCGGCGTCCTTCAGCCCGGCGCCGGCCGCCGGCGAGCATACCGAGGAACTGCTCGCCGAACTGGGCCTGGATGCCGCCGAGGTCGCCCGCCTGCGCGCAGCACGGGTGATCTGA
- a CDS encoding branched-chain amino acid ABC transporter permease, with translation MTFFFEVLIGGLLSGVLYALVALGFVLIFKASGVFNFAQGAMVFFAALTFVGFTEVLPGWFGLEPGSGLVFWLAFALALASMIVLGIATEKVVLRKLVNQPPITLFMATIGLTFFIEGLAQAFWGANVRGLELGIADEPIMWMLDEYNMIISKFDLIAAGMALVMFVVLALMFQYTRVGRALRAVADDHQAALSVGIPLKHIWAIVWGVAGFVALIAGLIWGARSGVQFALTFTALKALPVLILGGFTSVPGAILGGLIIGASEKLAEVYIGPFVGGGIESWFPYILAMFFLLIRPEGLFGEKHIDRV, from the coding sequence ATGACGTTCTTTTTCGAAGTGCTGATCGGCGGCCTGCTCTCGGGCGTGCTGTATGCGCTGGTCGCGCTCGGTTTCGTGCTGATTTTCAAGGCATCCGGGGTGTTCAACTTCGCCCAGGGGGCGATGGTGTTCTTCGCCGCGCTGACCTTCGTCGGCTTCACCGAGGTGTTGCCGGGATGGTTCGGGCTCGAGCCGGGCAGCGGTCTTGTGTTCTGGCTGGCCTTCGCGCTGGCCCTGGCCTCGATGATCGTGCTGGGCATCGCCACCGAGAAGGTGGTGCTGCGCAAGCTGGTGAACCAGCCGCCGATCACCCTGTTCATGGCCACCATCGGCCTGACCTTCTTCATCGAAGGCCTGGCGCAGGCATTCTGGGGCGCGAACGTGCGCGGCCTGGAACTGGGCATTGCCGACGAGCCGATCATGTGGATGCTCGACGAGTACAACATGATCATCTCCAAGTTCGACCTCATCGCTGCGGGCATGGCCCTGGTGATGTTCGTCGTGCTGGCGCTGATGTTCCAATACACCCGGGTGGGCCGCGCCCTGCGTGCGGTGGCCGACGACCACCAGGCCGCGCTGTCGGTGGGTATCCCGCTCAAGCACATCTGGGCGATCGTCTGGGGCGTTGCCGGTTTCGTGGCGCTGATCGCCGGCCTGATCTGGGGTGCCCGCAGCGGGGTGCAGTTCGCGCTCACCTTCACCGCGCTGAAGGCCCTGCCGGTGCTGATCCTCGGCGGCTTCACCTCGGTGCCGGGCGCCATCCTGGGCGGGCTGATCATCGGCGCCTCGGAGAAGCTCGCCGAGGTGTACATCGGCCCCTTCGTCGGCGGCGGCATCGAGTCGTGGTTCCCGTACATCCTGGCGATGTTCTTCCTGCTGATCCGTCCGGAAGGCCTGTTCGGCGAGAAGCATATCGACAGAGTGTGA
- a CDS encoding ABC transporter substrate-binding protein, with amino-acid sequence MKFSFRKTLVAGAVAAGLLTTGYAAAQEQFIGLPSYRVGPYAAGGSGIYGGWIDYMQLINQRDGGINGVKLTWEECETEYNNARGVECYERLKNKGATGNSVFQPLSTGITYSVLEKVAEDKIPLVTMGYGRTDAADGRVFPWVFPLITTYWSQASAIVNYIASKEGGADKLKGKKIGLLYHDSAYGKESHAIMDKLAAKHGFTVEKIAVAHPGNEQQSQWLQIRQMRPDYVVLWGWGVMNPTALRTAARTGFPRDKMIGVWWSGAEEDTVPAGDAAKGFTAAGFNVAGANYPVIKDIQQHVYGKNVGNMEDKSRVGSVYYNRGVVHGIITVEAIRTAQEKFGKGKPLTGEQVRWGFENLKIDNARLSALGADGFMPELKVSCEDHEGAGVVKFQQWDGAKWNVVSDWVSGDRQLVRGMIEESAAAYAKEKGITPRDCSKEM; translated from the coding sequence ATGAAGTTCAGTTTCCGCAAGACCCTGGTCGCCGGCGCCGTCGCCGCCGGTCTGCTGACCACCGGCTATGCCGCTGCCCAGGAGCAGTTCATCGGCCTGCCCAGCTACCGCGTCGGCCCCTACGCCGCCGGCGGCTCCGGCATCTACGGTGGCTGGATCGATTACATGCAGCTGATCAACCAGCGCGACGGCGGCATCAACGGCGTCAAGCTGACCTGGGAAGAGTGCGAGACCGAGTACAACAACGCCCGTGGCGTGGAGTGCTACGAGCGTCTGAAGAACAAGGGCGCCACCGGCAATTCCGTGTTCCAGCCGCTGTCCACCGGCATCACCTACTCGGTGCTGGAGAAGGTCGCCGAGGACAAGATCCCGCTGGTGACCATGGGCTACGGCCGTACCGATGCGGCCGACGGCCGTGTGTTCCCGTGGGTCTTCCCGCTGATCACCACCTACTGGTCGCAGGCTTCTGCCATCGTCAACTACATCGCCAGCAAGGAAGGCGGTGCCGACAAGCTCAAGGGCAAGAAGATCGGCCTGCTGTACCACGATTCCGCCTACGGCAAGGAATCGCACGCGATCATGGACAAGCTGGCCGCCAAGCACGGCTTCACCGTCGAGAAGATCGCCGTGGCCCACCCGGGCAACGAGCAGCAGTCGCAGTGGCTGCAGATCCGCCAGATGCGCCCGGACTACGTGGTGCTGTGGGGCTGGGGCGTGATGAACCCGACCGCGCTGCGCACCGCCGCGCGTACCGGTTTCCCGCGTGACAAGATGATCGGCGTGTGGTGGTCCGGTGCCGAGGAAGACACCGTGCCGGCGGGCGATGCCGCCAAGGGCTTCACCGCCGCTGGCTTCAACGTGGCCGGTGCCAACTACCCGGTGATCAAGGACATCCAGCAGCACGTGTACGGCAAGAACGTCGGCAATATGGAAGACAAGTCCCGTGTCGGCAGCGTGTATTACAACCGTGGCGTGGTGCACGGCATCATCACCGTGGAAGCCATCCGTACCGCCCAGGAGAAGTTCGGCAAGGGCAAGCCGCTGACCGGCGAGCAGGTGCGCTGGGGCTTCGAGAACCTGAAGATCGACAACGCCCGTCTGAGCGCCCTGGGCGCCGATGGCTTCATGCCCGAGCTGAAGGTGAGCTGCGAGGATCACGAAGGCGCCGGCGTGGTGAAGTTCCAGCAATGGGACGGCGCCAAGTGGAACGTCGTGTCCGACTGGGTCTCGGGTGACCGCCAGCTGGTGCGCGGCATGATCGAGGAATCCGCGGCGGCCTACGCCAAGGAGAAGGGCATCACCCCGCGCGACTGCTCCAAGGAGATGTAA
- a CDS encoding AMP-dependent synthetase/ligase — MSDSTGQTALDTFPRLLMHHAKVRPNRPAMREKEYGIWQTYTWGEVAENVRAIACGLAELGFKRGDRLAVIGDNRPRLYWSVAACQCLGGIPVMLYQDAVAQEMVYVLQDAEIKFAVVEDQEQVDKMLEIQPDVPFLEHVVYDDPRGMRHYTQTLLMGLDELQEMGRIHDRNQSDFLDGEIAKGAPDDISVMLYTSGTTGKPKGVCQTHGAFIAAAKGGVEFDRLTDQEDILSYLPMAWVGDHLFSFAQAMVAGFAINCPESGETVMTDLREIGPTYYFAPPRVFENLLTQVMIRMEDAGWIKRKLFHHFMEVARRCGAEILDGKPVSSADRFQYALGNLFVYGPLKNVLGMSRIRVAYTAGAAIGPDLFRFYRSIGINLKQLYGQTETCAYVCLQPDGQIKLDSVGKPAPNVEVKLADNGEILVKGPMLLKAYYKRPDATAESINADGYFMTGDAGFFDEEGHLKIIDRAKDVGKLTDGSMFAPNYIENKLKFFQHIKEAVAFGNGRDFVTAFINIDLEAVGNWAERKGMAYSGYTDLAQQDAVYELIREGIEKVNAELASDPMMSASQIKRFLVLHKELDADDGELTRTRKVRRNFISERYAVLIDALYEGRKEQYIETPVKYEDGREGKIAATLRIEEAKTFASRAAQQAA, encoded by the coding sequence ATGTCCGACTCTACCGGGCAAACCGCGCTGGATACCTTTCCGCGTCTGCTGATGCACCACGCCAAGGTGCGCCCCAACCGGCCGGCGATGCGCGAGAAGGAATACGGCATCTGGCAGACCTACACCTGGGGCGAAGTGGCCGAGAACGTGCGGGCCATCGCCTGCGGCCTGGCCGAGCTGGGCTTCAAGCGCGGCGACCGCCTGGCGGTGATCGGCGACAACCGCCCGCGTCTGTACTGGTCGGTGGCTGCCTGCCAGTGCCTGGGCGGCATCCCGGTGATGCTCTACCAGGACGCGGTGGCGCAGGAAATGGTCTATGTGCTGCAGGACGCCGAGATCAAGTTCGCGGTGGTCGAGGACCAGGAACAGGTCGACAAGATGCTGGAGATCCAGCCCGACGTGCCCTTCCTCGAGCACGTGGTCTACGACGACCCGCGCGGCATGCGCCACTACACCCAGACCCTGCTGATGGGCCTGGACGAGCTGCAGGAGATGGGTCGCATCCACGACCGCAACCAGAGCGACTTCCTCGACGGCGAGATCGCCAAGGGCGCGCCGGACGACATCTCGGTGATGCTGTACACCTCCGGCACCACCGGCAAGCCCAAGGGTGTGTGCCAGACCCACGGCGCCTTCATCGCCGCGGCCAAGGGCGGCGTCGAGTTCGACCGCCTGACCGACCAGGAAGACATCCTCTCCTACCTGCCGATGGCCTGGGTGGGCGATCACCTGTTCTCCTTCGCGCAGGCCATGGTGGCCGGCTTCGCGATCAACTGCCCGGAGTCCGGCGAGACGGTGATGACCGACCTGCGCGAGATCGGTCCGACCTACTACTTCGCCCCGCCGCGCGTGTTCGAGAACCTGCTCACCCAGGTGATGATCCGCATGGAGGACGCCGGCTGGATCAAGCGCAAGCTCTTCCATCACTTCATGGAGGTCGCCCGCCGCTGCGGCGCCGAGATCCTCGACGGCAAGCCGGTGTCCTCGGCCGACCGTTTCCAGTACGCGCTCGGCAACCTGTTCGTGTATGGGCCGCTGAAGAACGTGCTGGGCATGAGCCGCATCCGCGTGGCCTATACCGCCGGTGCGGCGATCGGCCCGGATCTCTTCCGCTTCTACCGCTCCATCGGCATCAACCTGAAGCAGCTCTACGGCCAGACCGAGACCTGCGCCTATGTGTGCCTGCAGCCCGACGGCCAGATCAAGCTCGATTCGGTCGGCAAGCCGGCACCCAACGTCGAGGTCAAGCTCGCCGACAACGGCGAGATCCTGGTCAAGGGCCCGATGCTGCTCAAGGCCTACTACAAGCGCCCGGACGCCACCGCCGAATCGATCAACGCCGACGGCTACTTCATGACCGGCGACGCGGGCTTCTTCGACGAGGAAGGCCACCTGAAGATCATCGACCGTGCCAAGGACGTGGGCAAGCTCACCGACGGCTCGATGTTCGCGCCCAACTACATCGAGAACAAGCTCAAGTTCTTCCAGCACATCAAGGAAGCGGTGGCCTTCGGCAACGGCCGAGACTTCGTCACCGCCTTCATCAACATCGACCTCGAAGCCGTGGGCAACTGGGCCGAGCGCAAGGGCATGGCCTACTCCGGCTATACCGACCTGGCGCAGCAGGACGCGGTGTATGAACTGATCCGCGAGGGCATCGAGAAGGTCAATGCCGAGCTGGCTTCCGACCCGATGATGAGCGCCAGCCAGATCAAGCGCTTCCTGGTCCTGCACAAGGAGCTGGATGCCGACGACGGCGAGCTGACCCGCACCCGCAAGGTGCGCCGCAACTTCATCTCCGAGCGCTACGCGGTGCTGATCGACGCGCTCTACGAAGGGCGCAAGGAGCAGTACATCGAGACGCCGGTGAAGTACGAGGACGGCCGCGAGGGCAAGATCGCCGCCACGCTGCGCATCGAGGAGGCCAAGACCTTCGCTTCGCGCGCCGCGCAGCAGGCCGCTTGA
- a CDS encoding PhaM family polyhydroxyalkanoate granule multifunctional regulatory protein encodes MSQEQSAQDPLEFVRGMWSSMGFSLPGMVTPTLDIDELDKRIADLKAVEGWLKMNLNMLQMSTQGLEMQRAALAAVKAISEHARESAEQQGGEDETANPFAGAAAMWPWNLMSGAPQAEAPAAAEKPAAAARKKPSSPRKPAAGKK; translated from the coding sequence ATGTCACAGGAACAATCCGCCCAGGACCCGCTCGAATTCGTCCGCGGGATGTGGAGCAGCATGGGATTCTCGCTACCGGGCATGGTCACGCCCACGCTGGACATCGACGAACTCGACAAGCGCATCGCCGACCTGAAGGCCGTCGAGGGCTGGCTGAAGATGAACCTCAACATGCTGCAGATGAGCACCCAGGGCCTGGAGATGCAGCGCGCCGCGCTCGCCGCGGTGAAGGCGATAAGCGAGCATGCGCGGGAATCCGCTGAGCAGCAGGGCGGCGAGGACGAGACGGCCAATCCCTTCGCGGGCGCCGCCGCGATGTGGCCCTGGAACCTGATGAGCGGCGCGCCGCAGGCCGAAGCCCCGGCCGCCGCCGAAAAACCAGCGGCAGCGGCGCGCAAGAAGCCCAGCAGCCCGCGCAAACCCGCCGCCGGCAAGAAGTAG
- a CDS encoding branched-chain amino acid ABC transporter permease → MLYREAGQFKASYQEDAQIFPIRQDRIGFIALMAFFFLVVPMVADQYWLQAILIPTLIFSLAALGLNILTGYAGQLSLGSAAFMAVGAFATYNFMLRVDGIPFIVAVVLGGLCAAVVGILFGLPSLRIKGFYLAVATLAAQFFIVWALVKFPWFSNYSSSGVISAQEVNILGYAFVTPEAKYLLTLVIVTVMALIAKNMVRSTTGRKWMAVRDMDVAAEVIGIRLMRTKLQAFAVSSFYCGVAGALYAYTYLGTVEPEGFNLDLSFRILFMIIIGGVGSIMGSFLGAAFIVLLPIFLNVVLHSAVGAALPPGFGSSLELMIFGALIIFFLIVEPHGMARLWQIAKEKLRLWPFPH, encoded by the coding sequence ATGCTTTACCGTGAAGCCGGCCAGTTCAAGGCCAGTTACCAGGAAGACGCGCAGATCTTCCCGATCCGCCAGGATCGCATCGGGTTCATCGCGCTGATGGCCTTCTTCTTCCTGGTGGTGCCCATGGTGGCCGACCAGTACTGGCTGCAGGCCATCCTGATTCCCACCCTGATCTTCTCGCTCGCCGCGCTGGGCCTGAACATCCTCACCGGCTACGCCGGGCAGCTCTCGCTCGGTTCGGCGGCCTTCATGGCGGTGGGCGCCTTCGCCACCTACAACTTCATGCTGCGCGTCGATGGCATCCCGTTCATCGTGGCGGTTGTGCTCGGCGGCCTGTGTGCGGCGGTGGTGGGCATCCTGTTCGGTCTGCCCTCGCTGCGCATCAAGGGCTTCTACCTGGCGGTGGCGACGCTGGCGGCGCAGTTCTTCATCGTCTGGGCGCTGGTCAAGTTCCCGTGGTTTTCCAACTACTCGAGCTCGGGGGTGATCTCCGCCCAGGAGGTGAACATCCTCGGCTACGCCTTCGTCACGCCGGAAGCCAAGTACCTGCTCACCCTGGTCATCGTCACGGTGATGGCACTGATCGCCAAGAACATGGTGCGCTCGACCACCGGCCGCAAGTGGATGGCGGTACGTGACATGGACGTGGCCGCCGAGGTCATCGGCATCCGCCTGATGCGCACCAAGCTGCAGGCCTTCGCAGTGTCGTCCTTCTACTGCGGCGTGGCCGGCGCGCTGTACGCCTACACCTACCTCGGTACGGTGGAGCCGGAAGGCTTCAACCTCGACCTGTCCTTCCGCATCCTGTTCATGATCATCATCGGCGGGGTGGGCTCCATCATGGGCTCCTTCCTCGGTGCGGCCTTCATCGTGCTGCTGCCGATCTTCCTGAACGTGGTGCTGCATTCGGCGGTCGGCGCCGCGCTGCCGCCGGGCTTCGGTTCCAGCCTGGAGCTGATGATCTTCGGTGCGCTGATCATCTTCTTCCTGATCGTCGAACCGCACGGCATGGCCCGCCTGTGGCAGATTGCCAAGGAAAAGCTGCGCCTGTGGCCGTTCCCGCACTGA